The following are encoded together in the Candidatus Omnitrophota bacterium genome:
- a CDS encoding DUF192 domain-containing protein, producing the protein MFSFLFLTACASDRDLAAGQNQVCFQEQCLNVELAQTKGELTKGLQFRENMDRNAGMLFIFPQNDTYDFWMKDTLMPLDIIWISEDKKVIYISENTPPCRQEQCPVYGPGQELSRYVLEVNAGAANRLGIKIGDEAHFILE; encoded by the coding sequence TTGTTCAGTTTCTTATTTTTAACCGCATGCGCATCCGATCGTGATCTTGCCGCCGGGCAAAACCAAGTTTGCTTTCAAGAACAATGCCTCAATGTTGAGTTAGCGCAAACCAAAGGTGAGTTAACAAAGGGGCTGCAGTTCAGGGAGAATATGGATCGCAATGCGGGGATGCTTTTTATTTTTCCGCAAAATGATACGTATGATTTTTGGATGAAAGATACTTTAATGCCCTTGGATATTATTTGGATCAGCGAGGATAAAAAAGTTATTTATATTTCAGAAAATACGCCGCCTTGCCGGCAGGAACAATGCCCCGTCTATGGCCCGGGCCAAGAATTATCTCGTTATGTCCTTGAAGTCAATGCGGGTGCCGCAAACCGTTTGGGTATAAAAATAGGTGATGAAGCTCATTTTATTTTGGAATAA
- a CDS encoding ATP-binding protein: MIDIANIITAHHYDFNPYSVPPIIVASLVFLLGFFAFSLERETQFNRSLLYMCASSTIWLFGYSFVLNAQIEQVAFFWTRIMYSGLVVFPATLLHISLAYTNRYESEQRFIKGAYIVSVLFIGLVWAGGFLSGVRNYPWGFHPEAGTWQPLFLIFILFCPILGLLNLIKYYFSLTEKLDKKRTEYLIIAFIFVSLSAFDILASYGIKTYPFGYIATLIFVVVMTFSIIKYRNLMVESYARELERKVAEKTQEMSKIVEELRKTQVKLIETGKISALASLSAGILHQVSQPVTAIHGFARFVKKEMKEDNAFYKPIKIIEEQAVYLKDMLEDLMELIRHREIKKENINVNASIKRATDLLTDELRIKRVNWSLNFAENLPLVYADAVHIQQISMNILVNAMQALSVAAKGEDRIIKITTRFDAVMNKVVITFQDNGPGIPEEDQHQIFEPFFSTKTKGSGIGLALCKDLVAEHGGEIKFESHPGQGTAFIIMLPPVSK; the protein is encoded by the coding sequence ATGATAGATATTGCTAATATTATTACGGCCCACCACTATGACTTCAATCCTTATTCTGTTCCTCCGATCATTGTTGCCAGCCTTGTTTTTTTATTGGGATTTTTCGCTTTTAGCCTAGAGAGAGAAACGCAATTCAATCGTTCTCTTTTGTATATGTGCGCCAGTTCGACGATCTGGCTTTTTGGCTATAGTTTTGTGCTTAATGCCCAAATAGAACAGGTAGCATTTTTCTGGACGCGCATTATGTATTCGGGGCTGGTTGTTTTTCCGGCGACACTTCTGCATATTTCTTTAGCGTATACTAATCGTTACGAATCAGAACAGCGCTTTATTAAGGGAGCGTATATTGTTTCGGTATTATTCATAGGACTGGTGTGGGCCGGAGGTTTTTTAAGCGGTGTTAGAAATTATCCGTGGGGTTTTCACCCTGAGGCGGGGACATGGCAGCCGCTTTTTCTTATTTTTATTTTATTTTGCCCCATCCTAGGGCTGCTTAATCTCATAAAATATTATTTTAGCCTCACCGAGAAACTTGATAAGAAAAGAACGGAATATCTCATCATTGCTTTTATTTTTGTTTCCTTGAGCGCGTTCGATATTTTAGCGAGCTACGGCATTAAAACATATCCCTTCGGGTATATCGCGACGCTCATCTTTGTTGTGGTCATGACGTTTTCGATCATCAAGTACCGGAATTTGATGGTCGAAAGTTATGCCAGGGAATTGGAGCGTAAGGTTGCTGAGAAAACACAAGAGATGTCAAAAATAGTAGAGGAATTACGTAAAACCCAGGTAAAGCTTATTGAAACCGGAAAAATTTCTGCCTTGGCTAGTTTAAGCGCGGGAATTCTGCATCAAGTCAGCCAGCCCGTTACAGCCATTCACGGTTTCGCCCGGTTTGTCAAAAAAGAAATGAAAGAAGACAATGCTTTTTATAAGCCGATCAAGATCATTGAAGAGCAAGCGGTGTATCTTAAAGATATGTTAGAAGATCTTATGGAGCTTATCCGCCATCGGGAGATCAAAAAAGAGAATATTAATGTGAACGCCAGCATCAAAAGAGCGACGGACCTTTTAACCGATGAATTGCGCATTAAGCGTGTTAACTGGAGCCTGAATTTTGCGGAAAATCTTCCCTTGGTCTATGCCGATGCGGTCCATATCCAACAGATATCCATGAATATTTTGGTCAATGCGATGCAGGCATTGTCGGTAGCGGCAAAAGGGGAAGACCGGATCATTAAAATTACGACAAGATTCGACGCGGTTATGAACAAGGTCGTTATTACGTTCCAGGATAACGGCCCCGGTATTCCCGAGGAAGACCAGCATCAGATCTTTGAACCATTTTTCTCAACGAAGACAAAAGGTTCCGGGATCGGTTTAGCGCTTTGCAAGGACCTGGTGGCGGAGCACGGCGGAGAAATTAAATTTGAAAGCCATCCGGGCCAAGGAACAGCTTTTATCATTATGCTTCCGCCGGTTTCAAAGTAG